A portion of the Oncorhynchus clarkii lewisi isolate Uvic-CL-2024 chromosome 27, UVic_Ocla_1.0, whole genome shotgun sequence genome contains these proteins:
- the LOC139385695 gene encoding beta-crystallin A1-2-like has product MALTTPNPVGPWKITVYDQENFQGKRMEFTASCQNIMECGVDNIRSLKVECGAWVGYEHSSFSGQQFVLERGEYPRWESWSGSNAYHIERLMSFRPVCSANHKESKIVVFERENFIGKQWEMNDDYPSLQAMGWGNNEIGSMQVQSGAWVCYQFPGYRGYQYIMECDRHGGEYKHYREWGSHAQTFQVQSLRRIQQ; this is encoded by the exons ATGGCGCTGACTACTCCTAACCCAGTGGGACCATGGAAG ATCACTGTCTACGACCAGGAGAACTTCCAGGGAAAGCGTATGGAGTTCACTGCTTCCTGCCAGAACATCATGGAGTGTGGTGTGGACAACATCCGCTCCCTGAAGGTCGAGTGTGGAGC CTGGGTAGGGTACGAGCACTCCAGCTTCTCCGGGCAGCAGTTTGTGTTGGAGCGTGGAGAGTACCCTCGCTGGGAGTCCTGGAGCGGCAGCAACGCCTACCACATCGAAAGGTTGATGTCCTTCCGCCCAGTCTGCTCTGCT AACCATAAGGAGTCCAAGATTGTGGTGTTTGAAAGGGAGAACTTCATTGGCAAGCAGTGGGAGATGAACGATGACTACCCCTCCCTGCAGGCCATGGGCTGGGGCAACAACGAGATCGGATCCATGCAGGTCCAGAGTGGAGC CTGGGTGTGCTACCAGTTCCCCGGTTACCGTGGCTACCAGTACATCATGGAGTGCGACCGTCATGGCGGAGAGTACAAACACTACAGGGAGTGGGGCTCCCATGCTCAGACCTTCCAGGTCCAGTCTCTGCGTCGCATCCAGCAGTAA